The following are from one region of the Corythoichthys intestinalis isolate RoL2023-P3 chromosome 17, ASM3026506v1, whole genome shotgun sequence genome:
- the tbc1d13 gene encoding TBC1 domain family member 13 — translation MSVAYKNRIQDFKVALTEENIDLKTLRELCFNGIPFEGGIRALCWKILLNYLPLDQTRWDLFLKKEREVYSQFLKEMIIQPGIAKANLGLSREDVTMEDHPLNPNPESRWNTYFKDNEILLQIDKDVRRLYPDMAFFQRPTDYPCQLILDPQNDYETLRRRVEQTTLKAQTVNRNRSGVTNVSSPGKSLNLYPSNEYEVLPNGSEAHWEVVERILFIYAKLNPGIAYVQGMNEIVGPIYYTFATDPNSQWKEHAEADTFFCFTNLMSENRDNFIKSLDDSQCGITYKMESVYSMLKGKDLELYLKLQEQNIKPQYFTFRWLTLLLSQEFLLPDVIRIWDTLFSDQDRFHFLILVCCAMLILIRDNLLAGDFTVNMRLLQDYPISDVHTILTKAKELQDNS, via the exons ATGTCAGTTGCATACAAAAACAG AATACAGGACTTCAAAGTAGCTTTGACTGAAGAAAACATAgacttgaaaacattaagagagctGTGCTTCAATG GAATTCCATTCGAAGGAGGCATACGGGCACTTTGCTGGAAG ATTCTTCTTAATTACCTTCCTCTTGATCAGACGCGATGGGATTTGTTCCTCAAAAAAGAAAG GGAGGTGTATTCCCAGTTTTTGAAAGAAATGATCATTCAACCTGGCATTGCCAAAGCCAACCTGGGACTATCCAGAGAAGACGTTACCATGGAAGATCAC cCTCTAAATCCAAATCCAGAGAGCAGGTGGAACACTTACTTCAAAGATAATGAAATTCTTCTCCAAATTGATAAGGATGTCAG GAGACTGTATCCAGACATGGCCTTTTTTCAGCGCCCTACAGACTACCCTTGCCAACTTATCTTAGACCCTCAGAATGATTACGAGACGCTGCGTCGGCGAGTGGAACAAACAACTCTGAAAGCACAAACTGTAAATCGCAACCGCAGTGGAGTAACCAAT GTCAGCTCCCCTGGAAAGTCTTTGAACCTGTATCCATCTAATGAATACGAGGTGTTgcccaatgggagtgaagcacaCTGGGAAGTGGTGGAGCGCATTCTGTTCATCTATGCCAAACTCAATCCTGGGATCGCTTACGTCCAGGGCATGAATGAAATTGTCGGTCCAATTTACTATACCTTTGCCACAGACCCCAACAGCCAATGGAAAG AGCATGCAGAAGCTGATACATTCTTCTGTTTTACCAACCTAATGTCAGAAAACAGAGATAATTTCATCAAGAGCCTGGATGATTCTCAGTGTGGTATTACGTACAAAATGGAGAGTGTGTATTCAATGTTGAAGGGAAAAGACCTGGAGCTCTATCTCAAACTG caagaacaaaatatcaAGCCCCAGTACTTCACCTTCCGCTGGCTGACCCTGTTGTTATCACAGGAGTTCCTCCTTCCAGATGTCATCCGCATTTGGGATACTCTCTTTTCTGATCAGGACCGCTTCCACTTCCTCATCCTGGTCTGCTGTGCCATGCTCAT CCTGATCCGGGATAACTTACTGGCAGGAGACTTCACAGTGAATATGAGATTACTACAG GATTACCCCATCTCAGATGTCCACACCATTCTTACCAAAGCCAAAGAGCTGCAGGACAACTCGTAA